A genomic segment from Luteolibacter ambystomatis encodes:
- a CDS encoding GNAT family N-acetyltransferase yields the protein MTLSNSSVRVLTPDDAAIYRALRLQALWEQPPAFGAQPMDEPPLEVIATRLRADRDECFFGAFDQRELIGTLRLTRYAAENEKHRAYLAGLYVAPRHRRHGHGRALVAAALERAKSDPGLRRVNLAVVTAQKPARHLYESFGFQTSGTELEAFSNAGVYYDEHLMTLDLTGGRGGFLATADAWWAQYFGCRPSGLFAEALTLLPDENAPAETTILFREGGAIARIAPARRPEFRKLLAAGSPAKAAAAFTAAGYEVSGPSFLGYTKSVPRPRHRARPLDHHDASRLFSLRRACPQDEWLRGGCDDEHLPRSGVFTDGLLVAMATADPSDETIAPLRLITDPDYRARGYGRSALAHAVGRVLKDGQLPQLTVPESDPAAMRIAETLGFARYATVLKVKPPA from the coding sequence ATGACCCTTTCCAACTCTTCCGTCCGCGTCCTCACGCCCGATGATGCGGCCATCTACCGCGCCCTGCGCCTGCAAGCACTGTGGGAGCAACCGCCCGCCTTCGGCGCGCAGCCCATGGACGAGCCGCCGCTGGAGGTCATCGCCACCCGCCTCCGCGCGGACCGTGACGAATGCTTCTTCGGTGCCTTCGACCAACGCGAGCTCATCGGCACCCTGCGCCTCACCCGCTACGCCGCGGAGAACGAAAAGCACCGTGCCTACCTCGCCGGTCTCTACGTCGCCCCGCGCCACCGCCGCCACGGACACGGCCGCGCCCTCGTCGCCGCCGCCCTGGAACGCGCCAAGTCCGATCCCGGCCTGCGCCGCGTCAATCTCGCCGTCGTCACCGCCCAGAAGCCCGCGCGGCATCTCTATGAGAGCTTCGGCTTCCAGACCTCCGGCACCGAGCTCGAGGCCTTCTCGAATGCCGGCGTTTACTATGACGAGCACCTCATGACGCTGGATCTCACCGGCGGCCGCGGCGGCTTCCTCGCCACCGCGGATGCCTGGTGGGCGCAGTACTTCGGCTGCCGCCCCTCCGGGCTTTTCGCGGAGGCGCTCACCCTTCTGCCGGATGAAAACGCCCCGGCGGAAACCACCATCCTCTTCCGCGAGGGTGGTGCCATCGCCCGCATCGCCCCCGCCCGCCGCCCCGAGTTCCGCAAGCTCCTCGCCGCCGGCTCCCCGGCCAAGGCCGCCGCCGCCTTCACCGCCGCAGGATATGAAGTCAGCGGCCCCTCCTTTCTCGGCTACACCAAGTCCGTCCCGCGCCCGCGCCACCGCGCCCGCCCGCTCGACCATCACGATGCCAGCCGCCTCTTCTCCCTGAGACGCGCCTGCCCGCAGGACGAATGGCTCCGCGGCGGCTGCGATGACGAGCACCTCCCGCGCTCCGGCGTCTTCACGGACGGCCTCCTCGTCGCCATGGCCACCGCCGATCCGTCCGATGAAACCATCGCCCCGCTGCGCCTCATCACCGATCCGGACTACCGGGCCCGCGGCTACGGCCGCAGCGCCCTCGCCCATGCCGTCGGCCGCGTGCTGAAGGACGGCCAGCTCCCCCAGCTCACCGTCCCGGAAAGCGATCCCGCCGCCATGCGCATCGCGGAGACCCTCGGCTTCGCCCGCTATGCCACCGTCCTGAAGGTGAAGCCACCGGCGTAG
- a CDS encoding AMP-binding protein, translating into MSAASIQILHKERLPSTGALYIPGRLDIHQLHGLEKLLAGRKITWLIEENAKLDPQIRTHLEKSGSGAMFAADDTALAEVGAQLKGALEGSGALVYVPGLTASRHSETCLVPAAHLKALCALGLPVVPIAVESPRETSLSVERKSSLPAGILTVGRPLAAGEATVAEYRQRLLEAAEVGFSSRAFLKGSLAIALLEGLKKHGSKHKIVDGSDDSTLEFSKVLPAALALSKVIAESTSQPRVGIVLPPGKGGLVANLAVLFANKVPVNLNFTAGTEAVKSAIRQAGLDRFITADPFVRKLSSFPWPPNRDLIFIERVLPTLKKQMIRWGVMAKILPSAVIATMLGLNKRSGDDEAVLLFTSGSSGEPKGVALSHRNVLANVCQFASRISLPPGASILGSLPLFHSFGSTVTLWFPCIEGLDLITYPNPIETKRLAELVSLHQASLLLSTPTFLRGYMKRIEPAQLQSLKLVVTGAEKLPQNLASAFEEKFGIRPQEGYGLTETSPATNVNLPDATPQGGEALIPSARPGSVGIPLPGIAVKLTDPATEKDVPLDKQGIIWFRGANIFPGYLNDPKKTAAVLQDGWFRTGDVGRMDDEGFLYIEGRISRFSKIAGEMVPHETVEAAINKVLHLDSEAERRIAVVGVPDEQKGEAIILLSTISGPALEQECIDLRYKLLDEGLPSLWTPKQIVPVQEIPVLASGKLDIKSCETLATSNR; encoded by the coding sequence ATGAGCGCCGCCTCGATCCAAATTCTTCACAAGGAACGGCTTCCGTCCACGGGAGCCCTCTACATTCCCGGCCGTCTGGACATCCACCAGCTCCACGGCCTCGAAAAACTCCTCGCCGGGCGGAAGATCACCTGGCTGATCGAGGAGAACGCGAAACTCGATCCCCAGATCCGCACGCATCTGGAAAAGTCCGGCTCCGGCGCGATGTTCGCCGCGGACGATACCGCCCTCGCCGAAGTCGGGGCCCAGCTCAAGGGCGCGTTGGAAGGTTCCGGCGCGCTCGTTTACGTTCCAGGCCTCACCGCCAGCCGCCACTCGGAGACCTGCCTCGTCCCCGCCGCCCACCTCAAGGCGCTCTGCGCGCTCGGCCTGCCCGTCGTCCCCATCGCCGTCGAATCGCCGCGCGAGACCAGCCTGTCCGTCGAACGGAAATCGTCATTGCCCGCGGGCATCCTCACCGTCGGCCGGCCGCTCGCCGCGGGCGAGGCCACCGTGGCCGAGTACCGCCAGCGCCTGCTGGAAGCCGCGGAGGTCGGCTTCTCCAGCCGCGCGTTTCTCAAAGGCTCGCTCGCCATCGCGTTGTTGGAAGGCCTCAAGAAACACGGCTCGAAGCACAAGATCGTGGACGGCTCCGATGACAGCACGCTGGAGTTCAGCAAGGTGCTGCCCGCCGCGCTCGCGCTTTCCAAGGTCATCGCCGAGTCCACCTCGCAGCCGCGCGTGGGCATCGTGCTGCCCCCCGGCAAGGGCGGCCTCGTCGCGAACCTCGCCGTGCTCTTCGCCAACAAGGTGCCGGTGAACCTCAACTTCACCGCCGGCACCGAGGCCGTGAAGTCCGCCATCCGCCAGGCCGGGCTCGACCGCTTCATCACCGCCGATCCCTTCGTGCGGAAGCTCTCCTCCTTCCCATGGCCGCCGAACCGCGATCTCATTTTCATCGAGCGCGTCCTGCCCACGCTGAAAAAGCAGATGATCCGCTGGGGCGTGATGGCGAAGATCCTGCCCTCCGCCGTGATCGCCACCATGCTCGGCCTCAACAAACGCTCCGGCGATGACGAGGCCGTGCTGCTCTTCACCTCCGGCTCCTCCGGCGAGCCGAAGGGCGTCGCCCTCAGCCATCGCAACGTGCTGGCGAATGTCTGCCAGTTCGCCAGCCGCATCTCCCTGCCGCCCGGTGCCAGCATCCTCGGCAGCCTGCCCTTGTTCCACTCCTTCGGCTCCACCGTCACGCTGTGGTTCCCGTGCATCGAGGGTCTCGATCTCATCACCTATCCGAATCCGATCGAAACCAAGCGCCTCGCGGAGCTCGTCTCGCTGCATCAGGCCAGCCTGCTCCTCTCCACCCCCACGTTCCTGCGCGGCTACATGAAGCGCATCGAGCCCGCGCAGTTGCAGTCGCTGAAGCTCGTCGTCACCGGCGCGGAAAAACTCCCGCAGAACCTCGCCTCCGCCTTCGAGGAAAAATTCGGCATCCGTCCGCAGGAAGGCTACGGCCTCACCGAAACCTCACCCGCCACCAACGTCAACCTGCCGGACGCCACGCCGCAGGGTGGCGAGGCGCTCATCCCCAGTGCGCGCCCCGGTTCCGTCGGCATCCCGCTGCCGGGCATCGCCGTGAAGCTCACCGATCCCGCCACCGAGAAGGACGTGCCGCTCGACAAGCAGGGCATCATCTGGTTCCGCGGCGCGAACATCTTCCCCGGCTACCTCAACGATCCAAAGAAGACCGCCGCCGTGCTGCAGGACGGCTGGTTCCGCACCGGCGATGTCGGCCGCATGGATGACGAGGGCTTCCTCTACATCGAGGGCCGCATCTCGCGCTTCTCGAAGATCGCCGGCGAAATGGTCCCGCACGAAACCGTGGAGGCCGCCATCAACAAGGTGCTGCATCTCGATTCCGAAGCCGAGCGCCGCATCGCCGTCGTCGGCGTGCCGGACGAGCAGAAGGGCGAGGCCATCATCCTCCTCTCCACCATCTCCGGCCCCGCGCTGGAGCAGGAATGCATCGACCTCCGCTACAAGCTCCTCGATGAAGGCCTGCCGTCCCTGTGGACGCCCAAGCAGATCGTCCCCGTGCAGGAAATCCCCGTCCTCGCCTCCGGCAAGCTCGACATCAAGTCCTGCGAAACGCTGGCCACGAGCAACCGCTGA
- a CDS encoding DMT family transporter: MSPWIILVLAGLLETCWAMSLKHTEGFTRPGPTAFFLVTLAGSMILLSMAVKHLPMGTAYAVWVGIGAIGAVIGSIFLYQEPLPMMRLLFLIMLVGSIVGLKATAAH, encoded by the coding sequence ATGTCTCCATGGATCATCCTCGTACTCGCCGGCCTGCTGGAAACCTGCTGGGCCATGAGCCTGAAGCACACCGAGGGCTTCACCCGCCCCGGCCCCACCGCCTTCTTCCTCGTCACCCTCGCGGGCAGCATGATCCTGCTCTCCATGGCGGTGAAGCACCTGCCCATGGGCACCGCCTACGCCGTGTGGGTGGGCATCGGTGCCATCGGAGCCGTGATCGGCTCCATCTTCCTCTACCAGGAACCACTGCCGATGATGCGCCTGTTGTTCCTCATCATGCTCGTCGGCTCCATCGTCGGCCTCAAGGCCACCGCGGCGCATTGA
- a CDS encoding ClpP family protease, translated as MPAHGRPRPRRRTRQACRGHHPGPGRSRSRPTGCSSTRRRGGRRRPAPAPKDPATEASRKEQEALTLQNTLEAERLKKETNALRSEITKLKMERELIGERNAMDDAKRDQAKREADVKFSEEKSRLMREAEMARIQSEKLANELKTVQTQAALDITRLQNDIAKFETEDKRAQYADSKPEYLAKPLRDNNVLVISDRRIPLNGLINSDTADHITERIDYWNNKDNKLPIFIVIDECPGGSVMAGYRILKSMQASKAPIHVVVKSFAASMAACITTLATESYAYPNAIILHHQISSTPGNRLNLTQQKEFFEENTRWWQRLATPVAQKMGISTDEFIKKMYAHSTSGDWSEFGDSAKELKWVNHIIGGVEETSLVKDPDAKPAAAPATRMALKEEVDQDGRPFVWLPRLNPKDCYFLYNADTYYRTR; from the coding sequence GTGCCTGCTCATGGCCGGCCTCGCCCACGCCGACGAACCCGCCAAGCCTGTCGAGGCCACCACCCCGGCCCAGGCCGTTCCCGCTCCCGCCCAACCGGCTGCTCAAGCACCCGCCGCCGTGGCGGTCGCCGTCGCCCCGCCCCCGCGCCGAAGGACCCCGCCACCGAGGCCTCCCGCAAGGAACAGGAAGCCCTCACCCTCCAGAACACCCTCGAAGCCGAGCGTCTCAAGAAAGAAACCAACGCCCTCCGCTCCGAGATCACCAAGCTCAAGATGGAGCGCGAGCTCATCGGCGAGCGCAATGCCATGGACGACGCCAAGCGCGACCAGGCCAAGCGCGAGGCCGATGTCAAATTCTCCGAGGAAAAGAGCAGGCTCATGCGCGAGGCGGAGATGGCCCGCATCCAGTCCGAGAAGCTCGCCAACGAACTCAAGACCGTCCAGACCCAAGCCGCGCTCGACATCACCCGCCTCCAGAACGACATCGCCAAGTTCGAGACCGAGGACAAGCGCGCCCAGTACGCCGACAGCAAGCCCGAATACCTCGCCAAGCCCCTCCGCGATAACAACGTCCTCGTCATCTCGGACCGCCGCATCCCGCTCAACGGCCTCATCAACTCGGACACCGCCGACCACATCACCGAGCGCATCGACTACTGGAACAACAAGGACAACAAGCTCCCCATCTTCATCGTCATTGATGAATGCCCCGGCGGCTCCGTCATGGCCGGCTACCGCATCCTCAAGTCCATGCAGGCCAGCAAGGCCCCCATCCACGTCGTGGTGAAATCCTTCGCCGCCTCCATGGCCGCCTGCATCACCACCCTGGCCACGGAATCCTATGCCTATCCGAATGCCATCATCCTCCATCACCAGATCAGCTCCACCCCAGGCAACCGCCTGAACCTCACCCAGCAGAAGGAATTCTTCGAGGAAAACACCCGCTGGTGGCAGCGCCTCGCCACCCCCGTCGCACAAAAAATGGGCATCTCCACCGACGAGTTCATCAAGAAGATGTACGCCCACTCCACCAGCGGTGACTGGAGCGAGTTCGGTGACAGCGCCAAGGAACTCAAGTGGGTGAACCACATCATCGGCGGCGTCGAGGAAACCTCGCTCGTCAAGGACCCGGACGCCAAGCCCGCCGCCGCGCCCGCCACCCGCATGGCGCTGAAGGAAGAAGTCGATCAGGACGGCCGCCCCTTCGTCTGGCTGCCCCGCCTCAATCCAAAGGACTGCTACTTCCTCTACAACGCGGACACCTACTACCGCACGCGCTGA
- the mnmA gene encoding tRNA 2-thiouridine(34) synthase MnmA — MAKVLVGLSGGVDSSVAAALLVEQGHEVTGGYMKNWINAEGIPGDCPWEQDIEDARAVAKTLGIEFRVIDLIDAYRDRIVDYLVEGYRNGITPNPDVWCNREMKFGVFLDYALSQGFESVATGHYARRRSLGDGTAAILRGADPNKDQSYFLSLMTQAQAARALFPAGEMLKPQVREVAERFNLPTASKKDSQGICFLGQVKMSDFLGHYIPESPGEIVDPTGKVMGTHRGLHLYTLGQRKGHGVASPREGMAYVVVGKDVAANRLIVGWDTPESEGLYASRCVVGNVSTINEPFDRKMRCEAQPRYRAKAEPVEVTPREDGKVDVVFLKPQRALSPGQICAFYDGGRLMGGGVFEWVG; from the coding sequence ATGGCGAAGGTGCTGGTCGGACTGTCCGGCGGGGTGGATAGCTCCGTGGCGGCGGCATTGCTGGTGGAGCAGGGTCACGAGGTGACCGGCGGCTACATGAAGAACTGGATCAATGCCGAGGGCATCCCGGGCGATTGCCCGTGGGAACAGGACATCGAGGACGCCCGCGCCGTGGCGAAGACGCTGGGGATCGAATTCCGCGTGATCGACCTGATCGATGCGTATCGCGACCGCATCGTGGACTATCTGGTGGAAGGCTACCGCAATGGGATCACGCCGAATCCGGACGTGTGGTGCAACCGCGAGATGAAGTTCGGCGTGTTTCTGGATTACGCGTTGAGCCAGGGATTCGAGAGCGTGGCGACGGGCCACTATGCACGCCGTAGATCGCTGGGCGATGGCACGGCGGCGATCCTGCGCGGCGCGGACCCGAACAAGGACCAGAGTTATTTCCTCTCGCTGATGACGCAGGCGCAGGCGGCGCGCGCGCTATTCCCCGCCGGGGAGATGCTGAAGCCGCAGGTGCGTGAGGTGGCGGAACGCTTTAATTTACCGACGGCCTCGAAGAAGGACAGCCAGGGGATTTGTTTCCTGGGGCAGGTGAAGATGAGTGATTTCCTGGGACACTATATTCCGGAGAGTCCGGGGGAGATCGTTGACCCGACGGGCAAGGTGATGGGAACGCATCGCGGGCTGCACCTTTATACGCTGGGCCAGCGGAAGGGCCATGGCGTGGCCTCGCCGCGTGAAGGGATGGCGTATGTGGTGGTGGGGAAGGATGTGGCGGCGAACCGTTTGATTGTGGGATGGGACACGCCGGAGAGCGAGGGGCTGTATGCGAGCCGCTGTGTGGTGGGGAATGTGAGCACGATCAACGAGCCGTTCGACCGGAAGATGCGGTGTGAAGCGCAGCCACGGTATCGCGCGAAGGCGGAACCGGTGGAGGTGACGCCGCGTGAGGATGGGAAGGTGGACGTGGTGTTCCTGAAGCCGCAGCGCGCGCTTTCGCCGGGGCAGATCTGCGCGTTTTACGACGGCGGGAGATTGATGGGCGGCGGTGTGTTCGAGTGGGTGGGGTGA
- a CDS encoding MBL fold metallo-hydrolase, with product MLEDDFTYVVRKALKGLALSPGEAALRAGLVPAEVTALIDGRFSGSVARKLAPALGLDPAALEGHPGYAPKPQLLHTLRRLDIPFEDGQVNAWLLREDDVTLLFDTGFSPDSCARALDAVQAFEIDATFITHGHRDHTGGLPEIRKRSREIYGPAHDSLPGVKPLRPGDSIRTGALTIHAFDLAGHCAGALGYRIEGLTRPVCVVGDALFAGSIGGCTGPDTYATALNNLREGVMNLPDRTLLLPGHGPATTAGEERKGNPFLA from the coding sequence ATGCTCGAAGACGATTTCACCTACGTCGTCCGCAAGGCTCTCAAAGGCCTCGCCCTTTCACCCGGCGAGGCCGCTTTGCGTGCCGGACTCGTGCCCGCGGAAGTCACCGCCCTCATCGATGGCCGCTTCTCCGGCTCCGTCGCACGGAAGCTCGCGCCCGCCCTCGGCCTCGATCCCGCCGCCTTGGAAGGCCATCCCGGCTACGCACCGAAGCCCCAGCTCCTCCACACCCTGCGGCGGCTCGACATCCCCTTCGAGGACGGCCAGGTCAATGCCTGGCTCCTGCGCGAGGACGATGTCACCCTCCTCTTCGATACCGGCTTCTCCCCGGACTCCTGCGCCCGCGCCCTCGATGCCGTGCAGGCCTTCGAGATCGACGCCACCTTCATCACCCACGGCCACCGCGATCACACCGGCGGCCTCCCCGAGATCCGCAAGCGTTCCCGTGAAATCTACGGCCCCGCCCACGACTCGCTGCCCGGCGTGAAGCCCCTCCGTCCCGGCGACTCCATCCGCACCGGCGCGCTCACCATTCATGCCTTCGATCTCGCCGGGCATTGCGCCGGTGCCCTCGGCTACCGCATCGAGGGCCTCACCCGCCCTGTCTGCGTCGTCGGTGATGCCCTCTTCGCCGGTTCCATCGGCGGCTGCACCGGCCCGGACACCTACGCCACCGCCCTCAACAATCTCCGCGAGGGCGTGATGAACCTCCCCGACCGCACCCTCCTCCTCCCCGGCCACGGCCCCGCCACCACCGCCGGCGAGGAACGCAAGGGCAATCCCTTCCTCGCGTAA
- a CDS encoding gluconokinase — MTPRILLMGVSGSGKTTVGLRLADALGIAFLDADDFHPPANVAKMHAGIPLTDDDRAPWLAILAEKLRSTTGGCVLACSALKDAYRQILTAAVPDLRLFFLDGPPALIRHRLEGRSGHFMPASLLDSQFSTLEPPKDAIRLDIAEPVEIIVARILSHL; from the coding sequence ATGACCCCGCGCATCCTCCTCATGGGCGTGTCCGGCAGTGGCAAGACCACCGTCGGCCTCCGCCTTGCCGACGCCCTCGGCATCGCCTTCCTGGATGCGGACGACTTCCACCCGCCCGCCAACGTCGCGAAGATGCACGCCGGCATCCCGCTCACCGATGACGACCGCGCGCCGTGGCTCGCCATCCTCGCGGAAAAACTCCGCTCCACCACCGGCGGCTGCGTCCTCGCCTGCTCCGCGCTGAAGGACGCCTACCGCCAGATCCTCACCGCCGCCGTCCCGGACCTGCGGCTGTTTTTCCTTGATGGCCCGCCCGCCCTCATCCGCCACCGGCTGGAGGGCCGCAGCGGCCACTTCATGCCCGCCAGCCTGCTCGACAGCCAGTTTTCCACCCTCGAGCCACCAAAAGATGCCATCCGGCTGGACATCGCCGAGCCGGTGGAAATAATTGTTGCACGCATTTTATCCCACCTCTGA
- a CDS encoding Ldh family oxidoreductase: MSEFVVIPREAHDTLVIRAYESRGFASDEAAEGAKLAAEAARHGIRTHHALKALHLDHLFGSAVGGCVPGAEIEVKPTRFAASEIWDSHKKLGQSVAYRAIDRAIELADQYGIGQIAVDDTFHYLWGGGYVMEAAERGYYAYTNCTSTLAEVVPFGGKFPTLGTNPHSWGIPTQDATGFPIVIDWATSTVAMGRVQALKREGKQLPPGAAVDKDGNPTTDPNQVAALLPFGAHKGYGMSLINEIFGGLIGSSLPTLRGRKNDTPGEKTSSVFYFQVIHPDAISGGHFAHGRSQQENLKAVIDDVLGHGNDKAMLPGQFEADARKRSDAAGGLLFTEAEVGEFNELARELGLPEWDIASLPRA, from the coding sequence ATGTCCGAATTCGTCGTCATTCCCCGCGAGGCCCACGATACCCTCGTCATCCGCGCCTATGAGTCCCGTGGTTTCGCCTCCGATGAGGCCGCGGAAGGTGCCAAGCTGGCCGCCGAGGCCGCCCGCCACGGCATCCGCACCCACCACGCGCTGAAGGCCTTGCACCTGGACCACCTCTTCGGCTCGGCCGTTGGCGGCTGCGTCCCCGGCGCGGAGATCGAGGTGAAGCCCACCCGCTTCGCCGCCTCGGAAATCTGGGACTCCCACAAAAAGCTCGGCCAATCCGTCGCCTACCGCGCCATCGACCGCGCCATCGAGCTCGCGGACCAGTACGGCATCGGCCAGATCGCCGTGGATGACACCTTCCACTACCTCTGGGGCGGCGGCTACGTCATGGAGGCCGCGGAGCGCGGCTACTACGCCTACACGAACTGCACCTCCACCCTCGCGGAGGTCGTCCCCTTCGGCGGAAAATTCCCCACCCTCGGCACCAATCCACACTCGTGGGGCATCCCCACCCAGGACGCCACCGGCTTCCCCATCGTGATCGACTGGGCCACCTCCACCGTCGCCATGGGCCGCGTCCAGGCGCTGAAGCGCGAGGGCAAGCAGCTCCCTCCCGGCGCCGCCGTGGACAAGGACGGCAACCCCACCACCGATCCCAACCAGGTCGCCGCCCTCCTCCCCTTCGGCGCGCACAAGGGCTACGGCATGTCCCTCATCAATGAGATCTTCGGCGGCCTCATCGGCTCCTCCCTGCCCACCCTGCGCGGCCGGAAGAACGACACCCCCGGTGAGAAAACCTCCTCCGTCTTCTACTTCCAGGTCATCCACCCGGACGCCATCTCCGGCGGCCACTTCGCCCACGGCCGCAGCCAGCAGGAAAACCTCAAGGCCGTCATAGATGACGTGCTCGGCCACGGCAATGACAAGGCCATGCTCCCCGGCCAGTTCGAGGCGGATGCCCGCAAGCGCTCGGACGCCGCCGGCGGCCTGCTCTTCACCGAGGCGGAAGTCGGTGAGTTCAATGAACTCGCCCGTGAGCTGGGATTGCCGGAATGGGACATTGCCTCCCTGCCCCGCGCCTGA
- a CDS encoding GreA/GreB family elongation factor, with the protein MNTRPLLDQEAFLSLQDLLQNQDARPLPSGEQRQALARWVDEALVTFDAVELEDRVELHDRVTLVSPSDPADWFELEIVPPSEADIDRDLIPVTSAVSLAVLGRRVGERATWETQAGARVMTIASLVKKRQAVGSRG; encoded by the coding sequence ATGAACACACGACCTTTGTTGGATCAGGAGGCGTTTTTGAGCCTCCAGGACTTGTTGCAGAATCAGGACGCGCGGCCGCTGCCCAGCGGCGAACAACGCCAGGCCCTCGCCCGATGGGTGGATGAGGCGCTGGTGACGTTCGATGCGGTGGAACTGGAGGACCGCGTGGAACTCCATGACCGTGTCACGCTGGTATCGCCCTCGGACCCGGCGGATTGGTTCGAATTGGAAATCGTGCCGCCGTCGGAAGCGGACATCGACCGCGATCTCATCCCGGTGACCTCCGCCGTGAGCCTGGCGGTGCTCGGCCGCCGGGTGGGGGAGCGCGCCACGTGGGAGACCCAGGCGGGTGCGCGGGTGATGACGATCGCCTCGCTGGTGAAGAAGCGGCAGGCGGTCGGCAGCCGCGGTTGA
- a CDS encoding right-handed parallel beta-helix repeat-containing protein, which yields MHATRFAFALCLLLAGGVQARDYHVDSTAGNDSAPGTTPAQAWKSLEKVNATEFTAGDRILFKAGGRWSGQLHPKGSGRANGPKVEPITITRYGEGTLPRIDGEGKVPDTVLLENIQYWEVTDLEITNQGPETAPWRTGVRILADGIGTMNYIALRRLYVHDVNGDLRKSNEGCGIFFEAKGRGTFFDRLLIENCKVERTDRNGICQRGHGGPHSRSVIIRGNTLDDIGGDGIKLWGTDGGLIEKNIVRKARARAKDASAGIWPFDCNDTVIQFNEVSGTLGTLDGQGFDSDYACRRTLIQYNYSHDNEGGFILICGPGNSFNSDTIIRYNISVHDGVDSARVFHFGGKSTNTRVYHNTIVLGPRQKVPVLLFTDWDKGFAEGATFTNNLVITSEGGKALYKFGPDKGTTFEGNVFAGVHEGLPAGTAVSKTVPKLKGPLEPADGFASAERFKPAATDRNFPRGNVIKDNGGRDFFGKPLRPTDRPAIGAAEP from the coding sequence ATGCATGCTACCCGTTTCGCGTTCGCCCTCTGCCTGCTGCTGGCGGGTGGAGTCCAGGCCAGGGATTATCATGTCGATTCCACGGCCGGGAATGACTCCGCCCCCGGCACCACGCCCGCGCAGGCGTGGAAGTCGCTTGAGAAGGTGAACGCCACCGAGTTCACCGCGGGCGACCGCATTCTGTTCAAGGCCGGTGGCCGCTGGAGCGGGCAACTCCACCCGAAGGGCTCCGGCCGCGCCAATGGCCCGAAGGTCGAGCCGATCACCATCACCCGCTACGGCGAGGGCACCCTCCCGCGCATCGATGGCGAGGGCAAGGTGCCCGATACCGTGCTGCTGGAGAACATCCAGTACTGGGAAGTCACCGATCTGGAAATCACCAACCAGGGCCCGGAGACCGCGCCATGGCGCACCGGCGTCCGCATCCTCGCGGATGGCATCGGCACCATGAACTACATCGCCCTGCGCCGCCTGTACGTTCACGACGTGAATGGCGACCTCCGCAAGAGCAACGAAGGCTGCGGCATCTTCTTCGAGGCGAAAGGACGCGGCACCTTCTTCGACCGCCTGCTGATCGAAAACTGCAAGGTCGAGCGCACCGACCGCAATGGCATCTGCCAGCGCGGCCACGGCGGCCCGCACAGCCGCTCCGTCATCATCCGTGGCAACACGCTCGATGACATCGGCGGCGACGGCATCAAGCTCTGGGGCACCGACGGCGGCCTCATCGAAAAGAACATCGTCCGCAAGGCCCGCGCCCGCGCCAAGGACGCCTCCGCGGGCATCTGGCCCTTCGATTGCAACGACACCGTCATCCAGTTCAACGAAGTCTCCGGCACCCTCGGCACGCTCGATGGCCAGGGCTTCGACTCCGACTACGCCTGCCGTCGTACGTTGATCCAGTACAACTACAGCCACGACAACGAAGGCGGCTTCATCCTCATCTGCGGCCCCGGCAATTCCTTCAACAGCGACACCATCATCCGCTACAACATCAGCGTGCACGATGGCGTGGACTCCGCCCGCGTCTTCCACTTCGGCGGCAAGTCCACCAACACCCGCGTCTATCACAACACCATCGTCCTCGGCCCGCGGCAGAAGGTCCCCGTGCTGCTCTTCACCGATTGGGACAAGGGCTTCGCCGAGGGCGCGACCTTCACCAACAACCTCGTCATCACCAGCGAAGGCGGCAAGGCGCTCTACAAATTCGGCCCCGACAAGGGCACCACCTTCGAGGGCAATGTCTTCGCCGGTGTCCACGAAGGCCTGCCCGCCGGAACCGCCGTCAGCAAGACGGTCCCGAAATTGAAAGGCCCGCTCGAACCCGCCGATGGCTTCGCCTCCGCCGAGCGTTTCAAGCCCGCCGCCACCGACCGCAATTTCCCGCGCGGCAACGTCATCAAGGACAACGGCGGCCGCGACTTCTTCGGCAAGCCCCTCCGCCCCACCGACCGCCCCGCCATCGGCGCCGCGGAACCCTAG
- a CDS encoding GNAT family N-acetyltransferase, which produces MIDLLVRLYDLPDSAELYKEVEGKGVILRRARAFELHTVQEFVKQHFSAKWVSEVAVALSRQPIACFIATRDKKILGFACYDTTMKAFFGPTGVSEDARGLGLGKALLLKSLEALREDGYAYGIIGGVGPKEFYFKACGAIEIPGSDPGVYGDILP; this is translated from the coding sequence ATGATCGACCTGCTGGTGCGCCTTTACGACCTCCCCGATTCCGCGGAACTCTACAAGGAGGTGGAGGGGAAGGGCGTGATCCTGCGGCGGGCGCGGGCCTTCGAGCTGCACACGGTGCAGGAGTTCGTGAAGCAGCACTTTTCCGCGAAGTGGGTGAGCGAGGTGGCGGTGGCGTTGTCGCGCCAGCCGATCGCGTGCTTCATCGCGACGCGGGACAAGAAGATCCTGGGGTTCGCGTGCTATGACACGACGATGAAGGCGTTCTTCGGGCCGACGGGCGTATCCGAGGACGCGCGTGGATTGGGATTGGGAAAGGCGCTGTTGTTGAAGTCGCTGGAGGCGCTGCGTGAAGATGGGTATGCGTACGGGATCATCGGCGGCGTGGGGCCGAAGGAGTTTTATTTCAAGGCGTGCGGAGCCATTGAGATTCCCGGGAGCGATCCGGGGGTGTACGGGGATATACTGCCTTAG